The following coding sequences lie in one Mucilaginibacter sp. KACC 22773 genomic window:
- a CDS encoding SusC/RagA family TonB-linked outer membrane protein, with protein sequence MKLKLKYAKASWRALSKFLLIMKLSIIILIMGLTQVSAKSYGQLINLHEKNVSVHKILGIIESQTGYHFIYDDNLDALLKEKTVNINVEKLSITEVLNLCLDGIPVSYQIIQNTIALKGNEPPKNKKTAVIIPKISGTVTDESGKPLSGANVTNKNTNTTVATDTNGMFSINASEGDVLVISFIGYLRTEYKITQAVIASPADKNSRLVIKLQQMNASLDDVVVVAVGYGTLDKKEVTSAITHLSSKDLNLVAGNGVLNSIQGKVAGLSITNTAPADPNSGPSVQLRGVSSRSAGTGPLYVINGIPGGNIDNLNQNDIESIDVLKGGAASAIYGTRGSNGVIIITTKKGTSQSKALYDGYFSADIPTNEIKVLTRDQFLEHNRGVDYGGNTDWVRAVRRDFGYQQKHTLQFSGTSGRNNYNVSFDYRNADGLDLRSTKKEYGARINLNHTSADGLYSISANVAPRRLNYNNASYSAFSQGLTLNPTIPIKDTANSSRYYYINTGFPGSYNSVEELKTVLSGGEGKYLDWSTSFKLNASKNLYTQVTVGQQTYDFFNFYFLPSYNTAAVYGNSGQNVGSRAYNESDQRSLEWIANYSLNVKKHSFKLLGGYSYFYSVNSGLSASNQNFPSDVLTYNNLGSGVSNYPVNASGSTSLGSYKNDATLIAFFGRLNYDFDKRIYLSASLRHEGSSKFGFDNKWGNFPAGSVGWIISNEQFFPVLSWLNELKVRADYGVTGNQDFASYLSLDTYSGYGHASYNGIQYQVWGPSQNTNYKLKWETAHNFNVGLDFELFNSKISGSLNYYIRKTNDLLGYYFVQTPPNIQGTTFANVGSMSNSGLEIQLKGTPVRDKNFVWNVSFAGASNKNKFDSFSNNIYHGQSYIDMVYMPSPGSPGSAQRLQEGKSIGSFYMLRSAGIDATGRLMVYNKDGKIIPGNTATIADKQFVGTGLPKITASMGNTFTYKNLDLSVFLRGSFGYKLFNTKAFYAGTPVTQNGSNVLASAYDGGKYAALTNPETYSTLSDYFLEKGDFVKIDNVTLGYNLKPHIKHIDGLRIYFTGRNLYTFTKYTGGDPESIDVNGLTPGINSSLSYYPSTLQLIAGVQLKF encoded by the coding sequence ATGAAATTAAAATTAAAGTACGCAAAAGCGTCCTGGCGTGCTTTGTCCAAGTTTTTACTTATTATGAAGTTATCGATTATTATCCTGATCATGGGCCTTACCCAGGTAAGCGCTAAAAGTTATGGTCAACTGATAAATCTTCACGAAAAGAACGTGTCGGTTCATAAAATACTTGGCATCATCGAAAGCCAAACCGGGTATCATTTTATATATGATGACAATCTTGATGCGCTGCTTAAGGAAAAAACAGTAAACATCAATGTAGAAAAACTGTCAATTACAGAGGTATTAAACTTATGTCTCGATGGTATCCCTGTTAGCTATCAGATCATCCAGAATACAATTGCTTTAAAAGGAAATGAGCCGCCAAAAAATAAAAAAACGGCTGTTATAATCCCCAAAATAAGTGGGACCGTAACAGATGAAAGCGGAAAGCCGCTCTCCGGTGCAAATGTCACAAATAAAAACACCAATACCACCGTAGCTACCGATACCAACGGCATGTTCTCAATTAATGCCTCTGAGGGGGACGTATTAGTAATAAGTTTTATTGGATACCTGCGTACAGAATATAAAATAACCCAGGCGGTCATAGCTTCTCCTGCTGATAAAAACTCAAGGCTTGTTATCAAACTTCAGCAAATGAATGCTTCCCTGGATGATGTAGTGGTGGTAGCAGTTGGTTACGGAACGTTAGATAAAAAAGAGGTTACCAGTGCTATAACCCACCTTTCTTCTAAAGATTTGAATTTAGTTGCCGGCAATGGCGTGCTGAATTCCATCCAGGGAAAGGTGGCAGGTTTAAGTATCACCAATACAGCACCGGCTGATCCTAATTCAGGCCCAAGTGTTCAGCTTCGCGGCGTTTCTTCGCGCAGTGCCGGAACGGGGCCCTTATATGTAATCAACGGTATTCCCGGAGGCAACATTGATAATCTGAACCAAAATGACATTGAATCAATTGACGTGCTTAAGGGAGGAGCCGCGTCTGCTATTTATGGAACCCGTGGTAGTAATGGCGTCATCATTATTACTACAAAAAAAGGCACCAGTCAGTCTAAGGCTTTATATGATGGCTATTTCAGCGCCGATATACCTACCAACGAAATCAAAGTGCTGACGCGCGATCAATTTTTAGAACACAACAGAGGAGTTGACTATGGCGGTAATACAGATTGGGTTCGTGCCGTAAGACGGGACTTTGGCTATCAGCAAAAACATACTTTACAGTTTTCAGGAACCAGCGGAAGAAATAACTACAATGTATCTTTTGATTACCGGAATGCCGATGGGCTTGACCTGCGTTCGACAAAAAAAGAATACGGCGCCAGAATTAACTTAAACCATACTTCAGCCGATGGATTGTATTCAATATCTGCAAATGTTGCACCAAGGCGTCTTAACTATAACAATGCAAGCTATAGTGCTTTTAGTCAGGGACTGACATTGAACCCAACAATTCCTATTAAGGATACGGCCAATTCTTCCAGATATTATTATATCAATACAGGGTTTCCCGGATCATACAATTCAGTAGAAGAATTGAAAACGGTATTAAGCGGCGGGGAAGGCAAATATTTGGATTGGAGCACATCGTTTAAACTGAATGCATCAAAAAATCTGTATACGCAGGTTACTGTGGGCCAGCAAACATATGATTTCTTTAACTTTTACTTTCTGCCATCTTATAATACGGCCGCTGTTTACGGAAATTCAGGCCAAAATGTCGGAAGCAGGGCCTACAATGAAAGCGATCAGAGAAGCCTTGAATGGATTGCCAATTACTCATTAAATGTTAAAAAGCATTCATTCAAGCTGCTTGGCGGATATTCTTACTTTTATTCCGTTAACTCCGGGCTAAGCGCCTCTAACCAAAATTTTCCATCGGATGTATTAACCTATAACAACCTTGGATCAGGTGTTTCCAATTACCCGGTTAATGCAAGCGGTTCAACGAGTCTTGGCTCTTATAAAAATGACGCAACGTTAATTGCTTTTTTTGGACGATTAAATTATGATTTCGACAAGAGGATCTACCTTTCGGCAAGCCTTCGCCATGAGGGATCATCAAAGTTTGGATTCGATAATAAATGGGGCAATTTCCCTGCAGGCTCGGTTGGCTGGATAATCTCAAATGAGCAATTTTTCCCTGTTCTATCATGGCTTAATGAATTAAAAGTTCGTGCTGATTATGGCGTGACCGGTAACCAGGACTTTGCCAGTTACCTTTCATTAGATACTTACTCGGGTTATGGGCACGCTTCATATAACGGTATTCAATACCAGGTATGGGGCCCAAGTCAGAATACAAATTATAAGTTAAAATGGGAAACAGCACACAATTTTAATGTCGGGTTAGATTTTGAGTTATTCAACAGTAAAATATCGGGTAGTTTGAACTATTATATCCGAAAAACTAATGATTTGTTAGGTTATTATTTTGTCCAAACTCCGCCGAATATACAGGGAACCACCTTTGCCAATGTGGGGAGTATGTCAAATTCTGGATTGGAAATTCAGCTGAAAGGTACGCCTGTCAGAGATAAAAATTTCGTATGGAATGTTTCTTTTGCAGGCGCAAGTAATAAAAACAAATTCGATTCCTTTTCAAATAATATCTACCACGGGCAAAGTTATATAGATATGGTTTACATGCCATCTCCCGGCTCGCCCGGTTCTGCCCAGCGTTTGCAGGAAGGAAAAAGTATAGGCAGTTTCTACATGCTGCGTTCTGCAGGTATTGATGCTACCGGAAGATTAATGGTTTATAATAAAGACGGAAAAATCATTCCAGGAAATACGGCAACAATTGCAGACAAGCAATTTGTTGGCACCGGCTTGCCTAAAATAACTGCAAGTATGGGGAATACCTTTACCTATAAAAATCTCGATTTAAGCGTGTTTTTAAGAGGGTCTTTTGGCTATAAGCTGTTTAACACAAAGGCTTTTTATGCCGGCACTCCGGTTACGCAGAACGGTTCCAATGTATTGGCCTCAGCATATGATGGTGGCAAATATGCTGCCCTTACTAATCCCGAGACTTATTCAACCTTATCGGATTACTTTTTGGAAAAAGGAGATTTTGTCAAGATTGACAATGTTACTTTGGGGTATAATCTCAAGCCCCATATCAAACACATTGATGGCCTGAGAATCTATTTCACAGGCAGAAACCTGTATACATTTACTAAATATACCGGAGGCGACCCAGAATCAATCGATGTAAACGGACTTACACCAGGTATCAACTCCTCCTTATCGTATTACCCGTCTACACTACAACTTATTGCCGGGGTCCAACTTAAATTCTAA
- a CDS encoding FecR family protein: MNEERFKTLFEQYLNDSILSDELLELQEAIQDERYEALLDDLLKNAFKESAFADVNEEARQTVFSAIKSRISHQEDAGQKNKGNKRLIPYRWLSGVAALVFVALGTGWFFVRNHHSRQKENTYAHIIKPGVNKATLTLANGKKIVLTDDLHGQLASEAGVKISKTKQGEIIYTVAADGGSDERSLQYNTLTTKKSEQFQVILPDGSHVWLDAVSSLKYPLTFKGNERKVELTGQGYFEVSHNATMPFIVKTTKTEVQVLGTHFNISAYDDDQIDKTTLLEGSVRVRSNGVTALLMPGDQAISDKRGHLTVTKIDVDQEIAWKNGLFDFRRAGIEEIMIKASRWYDINVKYEGKIPDTKLIGKVSRNVDISGLLEILQFEGIKLRVEGKNVIVTN; this comes from the coding sequence ATGAACGAAGAAAGATTTAAAACCTTATTTGAACAATATCTGAACGATAGTATTCTGTCTGACGAACTTTTGGAGTTACAGGAAGCCATCCAGGACGAACGCTATGAGGCACTGTTAGATGATTTACTTAAAAACGCATTTAAAGAAAGTGCTTTTGCCGATGTAAATGAAGAAGCGCGGCAAACGGTTTTTAGCGCCATTAAATCCAGGATAAGCCATCAGGAAGATGCCGGACAAAAAAACAAGGGCAACAAGCGCCTAATTCCTTACCGATGGTTATCGGGGGTGGCTGCTTTGGTATTTGTTGCTTTGGGTACGGGGTGGTTTTTTGTGCGTAACCACCATAGCCGGCAAAAAGAGAATACTTATGCCCATATTATTAAACCAGGTGTCAACAAAGCCACATTAACGCTTGCAAACGGAAAGAAAATAGTTCTGACGGACGATCTCCATGGTCAGCTGGCCAGTGAAGCTGGAGTTAAAATAAGTAAGACGAAGCAGGGCGAAATTATTTACACCGTTGCGGCAGATGGCGGCAGCGATGAGCGGTCGCTACAATATAACACCTTAACCACAAAAAAAAGTGAACAATTCCAGGTAATACTGCCTGATGGCTCTCATGTTTGGCTGGATGCGGTCTCTTCGCTAAAATATCCCTTAACCTTTAAAGGAAATGAACGTAAAGTAGAGTTGACCGGACAAGGTTATTTTGAAGTGAGCCACAATGCGACTATGCCTTTTATTGTAAAAACAACCAAAACCGAAGTACAGGTACTGGGTACACATTTTAATATTTCGGCTTATGACGATGATCAAATTGACAAGACAACTTTACTTGAAGGCTCAGTAAGAGTAAGAAGCAATGGTGTAACTGCTTTATTGATGCCCGGTGACCAGGCAATTTCGGATAAAAGGGGTCATCTCACTGTAACCAAAATAGATGTTGATCAGGAGATTGCCTGGAAAAACGGATTATTCGACTTCAGGAGGGCGGGAATTGAAGAAATTATGATTAAGGCTTCGCGCTGGTATGATATTAATGTTAAGTATGAGGGGAAAATTCCTGACACGAAGCTTATTGGGAAGGTTTCACGTAATGTAGACATTTCGGGCTTATTGGAAATATTACAATTTGAAGGAATTAAACTACGCGTTGAAGGAAAAAACGTGATTGTTACAAATTAA
- a CDS encoding RNA polymerase sigma factor, which translates to MQAKPLYDPQHIRDRVALGDEQAFALFFNYHWPQVYGTGLRLTKSPEKAQDLAQDIFIKLWENKHKLTEVKEEDAYVYILSRNVILDFLRKKVFDTENIEALIDYFEDSTINPQEKLEYSELENILKSAIDQLPGKVKDVFVLSRVDGLTHEQIAKQLNISVVSSKTYVVRALQDIRKFMALHTDNNAIILAAGMILYGIQK; encoded by the coding sequence TTGCAAGCTAAGCCATTATATGATCCACAGCACATACGCGACCGGGTAGCGCTGGGTGATGAGCAAGCTTTTGCTTTGTTTTTTAATTACCATTGGCCACAAGTTTATGGCACAGGGTTAAGGTTGACTAAATCGCCCGAAAAGGCACAGGATTTGGCGCAGGATATTTTTATTAAGCTTTGGGAAAATAAACACAAGCTAACCGAAGTAAAGGAAGAAGATGCCTACGTGTACATTTTGTCGCGTAATGTTATTCTTGATTTCCTGCGGAAAAAAGTTTTCGATACCGAAAATATAGAGGCCCTGATTGATTATTTTGAAGATAGCACCATTAACCCGCAAGAGAAACTGGAATACAGCGAATTGGAAAATATCCTTAAATCGGCCATTGATCAGTTACCCGGAAAAGTAAAAGATGTATTTGTGCTGAGCCGCGTTGATGGCCTTACCCACGAGCAAATTGCCAAACAACTGAATATCTCGGTAGTATCTTCCAAAACTTATGTAGTGCGGGCTTTGCAGGATATCCGCAAATTTATGGCCTTACATACAGACAATAATGCCATAATTTTGGCCGCCGGAATGATTTTGTACGGCATACAAAAATAA
- a CDS encoding Gfo/Idh/MocA family protein has product MERRTFLKNTGILTGGLFLDNKLSALQMGDDPVKIGVIGCGDRGTGIMNILNGMPDKFRVTSICDVLDFRLATAQKLSKSGAVKTYTDYHQLLDDKEVEAVIVAVPLHLHYPIGADVIRSGRHLYLEKTMTYTIEQALDLVGLVKGRDNQVLQVGHQYRYSPLYYRVKEMINKGYLGKVTQVDCRWDRNGNWRRPVPNPALERAINWRMYKEYSGGLAAELLSHQIDFINWVFDTHPQEFFATGGIDVFKDGRETYDNVQLMLRYPDQGLIGNFGAMCGNAHDGYLFKIKGTLGTVSLLTDQGMFYPEKKLLSDKGTIDGVTGATRIVWNKEGGTPILPEPTKDGTWYAFNDFYQKIRHKELPDSNVFTGARTAISVHLANQALYSKTICSWDKAYKIG; this is encoded by the coding sequence ATGGAGAGAAGAACTTTCTTGAAAAATACCGGCATACTCACTGGTGGACTATTTCTTGACAATAAGCTGAGCGCCTTGCAGATGGGAGACGATCCGGTGAAGATAGGGGTGATCGGTTGTGGCGATCGCGGCACCGGGATTATGAACATCCTTAATGGGATGCCTGATAAGTTCCGCGTTACCTCAATCTGTGATGTGCTTGATTTCAGGCTGGCCACGGCACAAAAGCTGAGCAAATCGGGTGCCGTAAAAACTTATACAGATTATCACCAGCTATTGGATGATAAAGAAGTGGAAGCGGTTATTGTAGCTGTGCCGTTGCATCTACATTATCCGATAGGGGCGGATGTAATCCGTTCGGGCAGGCATTTATACCTGGAAAAAACGATGACCTATACCATTGAACAGGCGCTTGATTTGGTGGGCCTGGTGAAGGGCCGGGATAACCAGGTATTGCAGGTAGGCCACCAATACCGATATTCCCCCTTATATTACCGGGTTAAAGAGATGATTAATAAAGGTTATCTTGGGAAGGTAACGCAGGTGGATTGCCGTTGGGACCGCAACGGCAACTGGCGCCGCCCGGTTCCTAATCCGGCCCTGGAACGGGCAATCAACTGGCGGATGTACAAAGAATATTCGGGCGGGCTGGCGGCCGAATTGCTTTCGCACCAGATAGATTTTATTAACTGGGTTTTTGATACCCATCCGCAGGAGTTTTTTGCAACGGGTGGGATAGATGTTTTTAAAGACGGCCGTGAAACTTATGATAACGTTCAGCTGATGTTACGTTACCCGGACCAGGGCCTGATTGGAAATTTCGGCGCGATGTGCGGTAATGCGCATGACGGGTATCTTTTTAAGATCAAAGGTACCCTGGGCACGGTTTCCCTGCTGACCGATCAGGGGATGTTTTACCCGGAGAAAAAGTTGTTGAGCGATAAAGGAACAATTGACGGCGTAACAGGAGCTACCCGCATTGTATGGAACAAGGAAGGAGGGACGCCCATTTTGCCCGAGCCAACCAAAGATGGTACTTGGTACGCGTTCAACGATTTTTATCAAAAGATCCGGCATAAGGAACTTCCCGACAGTAATGTATTTACCGGCGCCCGAACCGCGATCAGCGTACACCTGGCAAATCAGGCTTTATATAGTAAAACGATCTGTAGCTGGGATAAGGCATACAAGATTGGTTGA
- a CDS encoding FAD:protein FMN transferase: MKKNLLPGAVFLVLLFCAFGRQVPLRRFELKGYAQGTTYSIVYYATDSLVSLNQTDSLLQWFDRSVSLYQPNSLICRFNRSGKGIRIDETFRMLINHALQISRATGGLVDPTVKPLVDAWGFGVVKATHEPDKEEVESLLRNVGAGKIALKGNFLHKTNPSVQLDLNGIAQGYSVDLLALLLEHHHIHNYLVELGGELRVKGHKADNEPFKVGIEGISGDDLDPAPMRKVIEPGDGAITTSGNYRKHHAAGGKQISHLMNPLTGYPVQNEMISVTVYAKDAITADGYDNGFMAMGLKRTLSFLSKRKDMGAYIVYRRPDGLIADTATTFFNKYQ; this comes from the coding sequence ATGAAAAAGAATTTATTGCCCGGCGCGGTTTTTTTGGTGTTGTTGTTCTGCGCTTTCGGGCGGCAGGTGCCATTACGCCGTTTCGAACTGAAGGGTTATGCACAGGGCACTACCTATAGTATCGTGTATTACGCAACCGACAGTTTGGTAAGCCTAAACCAAACCGACAGCCTGTTGCAATGGTTCGACCGTTCTGTTTCCCTTTATCAACCCAATTCGCTCATTTGCCGGTTTAACCGTTCGGGAAAAGGTATCCGGATTGATGAAACTTTCAGGATGCTCATCAATCATGCCCTGCAGATCAGCCGCGCTACGGGAGGGCTGGTAGATCCAACTGTAAAGCCCCTGGTTGACGCCTGGGGATTTGGTGTGGTAAAAGCCACACATGAACCTGATAAGGAAGAAGTAGAAAGCTTGCTACGCAATGTAGGAGCCGGTAAGATAGCTTTGAAGGGTAATTTTTTGCATAAGACTAATCCCAGTGTACAATTGGACCTTAACGGTATCGCTCAGGGCTATTCGGTTGATTTGCTGGCATTGCTGTTGGAGCACCACCACATTCACAACTACCTTGTTGAGTTGGGGGGCGAACTGCGCGTAAAAGGCCACAAAGCCGATAACGAACCATTTAAAGTAGGCATCGAAGGTATTAGCGGTGACGACCTTGACCCGGCCCCCATGCGTAAAGTGATCGAACCCGGAGATGGCGCCATCACTACCTCCGGCAATTACCGGAAACATCACGCGGCCGGCGGCAAACAGATTTCGCACCTGATGAACCCGCTTACAGGTTACCCTGTGCAAAACGAGATGATTAGCGTTACTGTGTATGCTAAAGATGCCATAACTGCGGACGGTTATGATAATGGTTTTATGGCGATGGGGCTGAAACGGACCCTGAGTTTTTTATCGAAACGGAAGGATATGGGGGCTTATATTGTGTACCGGAGGCCTGATGGCCTTATTGCTGATACGGCTACCACTTTTTTTAACAAATATCAATAA